Proteins encoded by one window of Chryseobacterium foetidum:
- a CDS encoding glycosyltransferase family 2 protein translates to MRFLIIIPAHNEENNLPFTLNSLQQQTCRDFKVVIVNDGSTDGTAKVVQRYVENDSKFETINLQKSAHQPGSKVVAAFKKGLETQNVNEFEIICKFDSDIILEENYLQTVADAFAKNSDYGLVGGLLYVEKNGGWVYEGNSNKHHVRGPMKAYRRECFTEIGGLRETLGWDNIDAILLQNLGWKEVVIPELHVKLIKVKGADYTIKPADYYGRYFYFLGLNRFLTYVAAAKEAMKIKSPAFLFQIISSYEKCKSQNLELKISDDEQKVINQQRWNMFKKKWFKI, encoded by the coding sequence TTGAGATTTCTAATCATCATTCCTGCACATAACGAGGAAAACAATTTGCCGTTCACTCTCAATTCTTTACAACAGCAAACCTGTAGAGATTTTAAAGTTGTCATTGTCAATGACGGCTCGACAGATGGAACTGCAAAAGTAGTTCAAAGATATGTGGAAAATGATTCAAAATTTGAAACCATCAATCTTCAAAAATCAGCACATCAGCCAGGTTCAAAGGTGGTTGCAGCCTTTAAAAAGGGTTTGGAAACTCAAAATGTAAATGAATTTGAAATCATCTGTAAGTTTGATTCTGATATTATTTTAGAGGAAAATTACCTTCAGACAGTTGCTGATGCTTTCGCTAAAAACTCTGACTACGGCCTCGTTGGCGGACTTTTATATGTTGAAAAAAACGGCGGATGGGTTTATGAAGGAAATTCAAACAAGCATCACGTCCGCGGTCCGATGAAAGCATACAGAAGGGAATGTTTTACTGAAATAGGCGGTTTACGGGAAACTTTGGGTTGGGATAATATCGATGCTATTTTATTGCAAAATTTAGGCTGGAAAGAAGTTGTGATTCCGGAATTGCATGTGAAACTAATTAAAGTAAAAGGTGCAGATTACACCATAAAACCGGCAGATTACTACGGAAGATATTTTTATTTTTTAGGTCTAAACCGTTTTTTGACTTACGTCGCAGCGGCTAAAGAAGCGATGAAAATAAAATCTCCTGCTTTTTTATTTCAAATTATCAGTTCGTACGAAAAATGCAAATCTCAAAATTTGGAATTGAAGATTTCTGATGATGAACAAAAAGTCATCAATCAGCAACGGTGGAATATGTTTAAAAAGAAATGGTTTAAAATATAA
- a CDS encoding N-acetylmuramoyl-L-alanine amidase — MRKTLYIIGLSTLIFSCAAKKKTVATTYRPKIASATTKTAGDKVDETEKKPQIKTQNGVEFFRENIANAANNDNTISYGSIVSAKPQGYKVVKTYFPSLGQNFRQRYLILHYTALDDSRSLTALTQKSVSAHYLVNNLGDNEIYQLVDENKRAYHAGISTWRSDKNLNDNSVGIEIVNIGYTADATGKKTFLPYSDEQVKKVAALAKDIVDRYQIPATNVLAHSDIAPTRKQDPGPLFPWKKLYDEYQIGMWYDEPTKQNFYNLAMTDFAVKYNDPSFVFLVKTSLQKFGYGIELSEKWDDATKRTIEAFQYHFRPQNYDGIMDAETWAILQALMQKYPTK, encoded by the coding sequence ATGCGTAAAACATTATATATCATCGGATTAAGTACACTTATTTTTTCGTGTGCGGCTAAGAAAAAAACGGTTGCTACAACTTACAGACCTAAAATTGCTTCTGCCACAACCAAAACAGCAGGAGATAAAGTTGACGAAACTGAAAAAAAACCTCAGATTAAAACACAAAACGGTGTTGAATTCTTTAGAGAAAATATTGCCAATGCAGCCAATAATGACAATACTATAAGTTACGGTTCGATAGTTTCTGCGAAACCTCAGGGTTACAAAGTGGTGAAGACGTATTTTCCTTCTTTGGGTCAGAATTTCAGACAGCGATATTTGATTTTACATTATACTGCGTTGGATGACAGCAGATCGCTTACAGCACTCACACAAAAATCAGTAAGCGCTCATTATCTTGTCAATAATCTTGGTGATAACGAAATTTACCAGCTGGTTGACGAAAATAAAAGAGCCTATCACGCCGGAATCAGTACCTGGAGATCAGATAAAAACCTCAATGACAACTCCGTTGGTATTGAAATCGTAAACATCGGCTATACCGCTGATGCTACCGGAAAGAAAACCTTCCTGCCTTACAGCGATGAGCAGGTAAAGAAAGTAGCGGCTTTGGCAAAAGATATTGTTGACAGATACCAAATTCCTGCAACAAATGTTTTAGCTCATTCAGATATTGCACCAACGAGAAAACAGGATCCGGGACCTTTGTTTCCATGGAAAAAACTGTATGATGAGTATCAAATAGGGATGTGGTACGATGAGCCAACGAAACAAAATTTTTATAATTTGGCAATGACAGATTTTGCCGTAAAATATAATGACCCTTCGTTTGTATTTTTAGTGAAAACCAGTCTTCAGAAATTTGGCTACGGAATCGAACTTTCAGAAAAGTGGGATGATGCCACAAAAAGAACCATCGAAGCATTCCAGTATCATTTCAGACCGCAAAATTATGACGGAATTATGGATGCTGAAACTTGGGCGATTCTCCAGGCTTTAATGCAAAAGTATCCTACAAAATAA
- a CDS encoding chitosanase has translation MITSSQKSKIIQIINVFETGTKDGKYDLIAIYPDGRDGSRQITYGRSQTTEQGNLKALIEKYIANKGLFAAEFKIYIPKIGKTSLVDDAAFKSLLKKAAKQDPVMRKSQDDFFEVLYFQPAFHFFEKNKFSKALSLLVIYDSYIHSGSVPAFIREKFAENVPVNGGDEKKWIKKYTEARHAWLTNHSKQLLRKTNYRTKCFLEQIAANNWDLSKSINANGTIV, from the coding sequence ATGATTACATCTTCACAGAAAAGTAAAATAATTCAGATCATCAATGTCTTTGAAACCGGAACTAAAGACGGGAAATATGACCTGATTGCGATCTATCCCGATGGAAGAGACGGTTCCAGACAAATTACCTATGGACGCAGCCAGACAACCGAGCAGGGAAATCTTAAAGCACTTATCGAAAAGTATATTGCAAACAAAGGTTTGTTCGCAGCAGAATTTAAAATTTATATTCCTAAAATTGGGAAAACATCTTTAGTAGACGATGCAGCGTTTAAAAGTCTTCTAAAGAAAGCAGCGAAGCAGGATCCGGTAATGAGAAAATCTCAGGATGATTTTTTTGAAGTGTTGTATTTTCAACCTGCCTTTCATTTTTTTGAAAAAAATAAATTTTCGAAGGCCTTGAGTTTGTTGGTAATCTATGACAGTTATATTCATTCGGGAAGTGTTCCCGCATTTATCCGTGAAAAATTTGCCGAAAATGTTCCTGTAAACGGTGGCGACGAGAAAAAGTGGATAAAAAAATATACTGAAGCAAGACATGCTTGGTTGACTAATCATTCAAAACAGTTGCTGCGGAAAACAAACTACAGAACCAAATGTTTTTTAGAGCAGATTGCGGCCAATAATTGGGATTTGTCGAAATCAATCAATGCTAATGGTACAATTGTGTAG
- a CDS encoding peptidoglycan-binding domain-containing protein, producing MQSWLCLQERQYRGIGTMIGIDGDYGPATEVAVKNYQKFLCIAADGIVTASLFSKLTSNLKNSFESVAKKTSLRDTISEVAHNHLKCFPVELVIKQQTNCGPWVRSYMGGNEGSDWLWCMGFVQAVLDQATSLHNRNFTEMMPISYSCDTVGTHGIHKKVLIRNEKIRINPALAKKR from the coding sequence ATCCAGTCCTGGCTTTGTCTTCAGGAGAGACAATACCGCGGAATAGGTACAATGATCGGCATCGATGGGGATTATGGTCCAGCAACCGAAGTAGCTGTAAAAAATTACCAGAAATTCTTATGCATAGCTGCTGATGGTATCGTGACAGCATCATTGTTTTCAAAACTTACATCAAATCTTAAAAATTCTTTTGAATCGGTTGCAAAAAAAACCAGTTTAAGAGATACCATTTCTGAGGTGGCTCACAATCACTTAAAATGCTTCCCTGTTGAGCTGGTCATCAAACAGCAAACCAACTGCGGACCTTGGGTAAGAAGTTACATGGGTGGAAACGAGGGCTCAGACTGGCTTTGGTGCATGGGTTTTGTACAGGCAGTTCTGGATCAGGCAACATCTTTGCATAATAGAAATTTTACCGAAATGATGCCCATAAGTTACAGTTGCGATACCGTTGGTACGCATGGTATTCACAAAAAGGTTTTGATACGGAATGAAAAGATCAGAATAAATCCGGCTCTCGCAAAAAAAAGGTGA
- a CDS encoding GIY-YIG nuclease family protein, with the protein MCFCYILYSKILDKYYVGHSCESLQERLRKHLSAHNGFTSKAKDWIIVYSQIFENKSSAHNRELEIKSWKSKLKIKDLIGKTE; encoded by the coding sequence ATGTGTTTCTGCTATATTCTGTATTCAAAAATTTTGGACAAATACTATGTTGGCCATTCTTGTGAGTCACTGCAGGAAAGGTTAAGAAAGCACTTATCTGCTCACAATGGATTCACTTCAAAAGCGAAAGACTGGATTATAGTGTATTCTCAAATATTCGAAAACAAAAGCTCGGCCCACAATAGAGAATTGGAAATTAAATCCTGGAAAAGCAAATTGAAAATTAAAGATCTTATCGGAAAAACTGAATAG
- a CDS encoding DUF3575 domain-containing protein — translation MLDKKYGDYLPILNDALFHLTYLNYIMKYDVPIGCRIFSSVRRMLLTVLLFSVYSSVYAQTEVKANTLFAPLAIFNVAVERPVSDHFALQGEVFISPWKSFAGRHLQLYLGTAEARYYFSTEHRKWFMGGYFSGGFFDMQKWNYLDKVPITDENGEQVYNADGCPRITNVFQRGFALVFGVDAGYKFKISERLNLEAFVGVGSVQGFYHGYLADTKERSETAENWNKSGEILPTRGGLMLSYVFK, via the coding sequence AATTATATCATGAAATATGATGTTCCCATAGGTTGCAGAATTTTTTCGTCTGTTAGAAGAATGCTTTTAACAGTACTTTTGTTCTCAGTATATTCCTCGGTATATGCTCAGACAGAAGTTAAAGCCAATACGCTCTTTGCTCCTTTAGCGATATTTAATGTTGCGGTTGAAAGACCGGTGTCAGATCATTTTGCCCTCCAGGGAGAAGTCTTTATCTCACCCTGGAAATCTTTTGCGGGGCGACATCTTCAGCTTTATTTAGGAACTGCCGAAGCCAGATATTATTTTAGCACAGAGCATAGAAAATGGTTTATGGGAGGATATTTTTCCGGTGGATTCTTTGATATGCAGAAATGGAATTATCTGGATAAAGTACCTATTACCGATGAAAATGGCGAGCAAGTTTATAATGCAGACGGCTGCCCCAGAATTACAAACGTTTTTCAACGCGGCTTTGCCTTGGTATTTGGGGTTGATGCAGGATATAAATTTAAAATTTCAGAGAGATTAAATCTCGAAGCTTTTGTTGGCGTAGGTTCTGTACAGGGCTTTTATCACGGATATTTAGCGGATACCAAAGAAAGGTCAGAAACTGCTGAAAACTGGAATAAAAGTGGAGAAATTCTTCCCACACGGGGAGGCTTAATGCTTTCATATGTTTTTAAATAA